From Sodalis glossinidius str. 'morsitans', the proteins below share one genomic window:
- the nuoL gene encoding NADH-quinone oxidoreductase subunit L, protein MNLLYLTLVFPLAGFLLLAFSRGRWSENLAATVGVGSVGLAALTTLWVALDFLDARGDGAAVYAQTLWHWMAVGDFQIPITLSLDGLSLTMLSVVTGVGFFIHLYASWYMCGEEGYSRFFAYTNLFIASMLVLVLADNLLLMYLGWEGVGLCSYLLIGFYYTESKNGAAAMKAFVVTRVGDVLLAFALFILYDQLGTLNFHNLMVLAPQKLAEGSPAIIWATLMLLGGAVGKSAQLPLQTWLADAMAGPTPVSALIHAATMVTAGVYLIARTHGLFLMAPDVLHLVGIVGVVTLVLAGFAALVQTDIKRVLAYSTMSQIGYMFLALGVQAWDAAIFHLMTHAFFKALLFLSSGSVILACHHEQNIFKMGGLRKSIPLVYICFLVGGAALSALPLVTAGFYSKDEILWGALANGHSALMMAGLVGAFLTSVYTFRMIFIVFHGEAKIKAHVCRGISHHLPLVVLLVLSTFIGAWITPPLAGVLPASVFGHDGKLALEITSGAVAIIGICLAAVLWLGQRRLVNAVAASAPGRFLTVWWFHAWGFDWLYDKIFVKPYLVIARLLARDPLNAVMNLPALLARWAGRGLTVSENGQLRWYAASMGLGAVIVVALLVFV, encoded by the coding sequence ATGAACCTACTCTATTTAACCCTAGTTTTCCCCTTGGCGGGGTTCCTGCTGCTGGCGTTTTCCCGCGGCCGCTGGTCGGAAAACCTTGCCGCGACGGTCGGCGTCGGCAGCGTCGGGCTGGCGGCATTGACCACCCTCTGGGTGGCGCTGGATTTTCTCGACGCCCGCGGCGACGGTGCGGCGGTGTATGCCCAGACGCTGTGGCACTGGATGGCGGTGGGTGATTTCCAGATACCCATTACGCTCAGCCTCGACGGCCTGTCGCTGACGATGCTGTCGGTGGTCACCGGCGTCGGCTTCTTCATCCATCTTTATGCCTCCTGGTATATGTGCGGGGAAGAGGGCTATTCGCGTTTCTTCGCCTATACCAATCTGTTTATCGCCAGCATGTTGGTGCTGGTGCTGGCGGATAACCTGTTGCTTATGTATCTCGGCTGGGAAGGGGTAGGGCTTTGCAGCTATCTGCTTATCGGCTTCTATTATACCGAGTCGAAAAATGGCGCAGCGGCCATGAAGGCATTTGTCGTCACCCGCGTCGGGGATGTGTTGCTGGCGTTCGCGCTGTTTATCCTCTACGACCAGCTCGGAACGTTGAACTTCCACAATCTGATGGTGCTGGCGCCGCAAAAACTGGCGGAAGGCTCTCCGGCCATCATCTGGGCGACGCTGATGCTGCTGGGCGGCGCGGTCGGGAAGTCGGCGCAGCTGCCGCTGCAAACCTGGCTGGCGGATGCCATGGCCGGCCCGACCCCGGTCTCGGCGCTGATCCATGCCGCGACCATGGTGACCGCCGGCGTGTATCTTATCGCCCGTACCCACGGTCTGTTCCTGATGGCGCCGGACGTGTTGCATCTGGTGGGGATTGTCGGCGTGGTAACGCTGGTATTGGCCGGCTTCGCCGCGTTGGTGCAGACCGATATCAAGCGGGTGCTCGCCTATTCCACCATGAGCCAGATAGGCTACATGTTTCTGGCGCTGGGCGTTCAGGCGTGGGACGCGGCTATTTTTCACCTGATGACCCACGCGTTTTTTAAGGCGCTGCTGTTCTTGTCCTCTGGTTCGGTGATCCTGGCCTGCCATCACGAGCAGAACATCTTCAAAATGGGCGGCCTGCGCAAATCGATTCCGCTGGTCTATATCTGCTTTCTGGTGGGCGGCGCGGCGTTGTCGGCGTTGCCGCTGGTCACCGCCGGCTTCTATTCCAAGGATGAAATTCTCTGGGGGGCGCTGGCCAACGGCCATAGCGCCCTGATGATGGCCGGCCTGGTGGGGGCGTTCCTCACGTCGGTCTATACCTTCCGCATGATCTTTATCGTGTTCCATGGCGAGGCGAAGATTAAAGCCCACGTCTGCCGCGGGATCAGCCATCATCTGCCGCTGGTAGTGCTTTTGGTGCTCTCTACCTTTATCGGCGCCTGGATCACGCCGCCGCTGGCGGGGGTTCTGCCGGCCAGCGTGTTCGGTCATGACGGTAAGCTGGCGTTGGAAATCACCTCGGGCGCGGTCGCCATCATTGGTATTTGTCTGGCGGCGGTCCTGTGGCTGGGCCAGCGTCGTCTGGTGAACGCCGTGGCCGCCAGCGCGCCGGGGCGTTTCCTGACGGTTTGGTGGTTCCACGCCTGGGGATTCGACTGGCTTTACGACAAGATCTTCGTCAAACCTTACCTGGTCATTGCGCGGCTGCTAGCACGCGATCCGCTCAATGCAGTGATGAATCTTCCCGCGCTGCTGGCGCGCTGGGCCGGACGTGGCCTGACGGTGAGCGAAAACGGGCAGTTGCGTTGGTATGCGGCGTCGATGGGTCTGGGTGCGGTTATCGTGGTGGCGCTGCTGGTATTCGTCTGA
- the nuoK gene encoding NADH-quinone oxidoreductase subunit NuoK, with protein sequence MIPLSHGLILAAILFVLGLTGMIIRRNLLFMLLGLEIMINASALAFVVAGSYWGHADGQVMYILAVTLAAAEASIGLALLLQLHRRRRTLDIDSVSEMHG encoded by the coding sequence ATGATCCCGTTATCACACGGTCTCATCCTGGCCGCTATCCTGTTTGTGCTGGGCCTGACGGGGATGATTATCCGCCGCAATCTGCTCTTCATGCTGCTGGGGCTGGAAATCATGATTAACGCGTCGGCGCTGGCGTTCGTGGTGGCCGGCAGCTATTGGGGCCACGCGGACGGGCAGGTGATGTATATCCTGGCAGTCACGCTGGCCGCCGCCGAGGCCAGTATCGGCCTGGCACTGCTGCTGCAGCTGCATCGCCGCCGCCGGACCCTGGATATCGATTCAGTCAGCGAGATGCACGGATGA
- the nuoJ gene encoding NADH-quinone oxidoreductase subunit J, with translation MELAFYLSGLVAVLATLRVITHTQPVHALLYLIISLLAIACVFFSLGAYFAGALEIIVYAGAIMVLFVFVVMMLNMSVGRDKQECAWLRPRAWIGPALMSLVLLAILVRALVGAGDHGIAGDLIAAKTVGIALFGPYVLAVELASMLLLAGLVVAFHLGRDERDNVDALYKGPKITDAIKRRGEEQA, from the coding sequence ATGGAACTGGCGTTTTATCTTTCCGGTCTGGTGGCGGTGCTGGCGACGTTGCGCGTCATCACCCATACCCAGCCGGTACATGCGCTGCTGTACCTGATTATTTCGCTGCTGGCCATCGCCTGCGTGTTTTTCTCGCTGGGCGCCTACTTCGCCGGTGCGCTGGAAATTATCGTTTACGCCGGTGCCATCATGGTGCTGTTTGTGTTCGTGGTGATGATGCTCAACATGAGCGTCGGTCGCGATAAGCAAGAATGTGCCTGGCTGCGCCCGCGGGCCTGGATCGGGCCCGCGCTGATGTCGCTGGTGCTATTGGCGATATTGGTGCGCGCCCTGGTCGGCGCGGGGGATCACGGCATCGCGGGCGACCTGATTGCGGCGAAAACCGTGGGTATCGCGCTGTTTGGTCCTTATGTGCTGGCGGTGGAGCTGGCCTCCATGCTGTTGCTGGCGGGGCTGGTGGTCGCCTTCCATCTGGGCCGCGACGAACGCGATAACGTTGATGCGCTCTACAAGGGGCCGAAAATCACCGACGCCATCAAGAGAAGAGGGGAGGAGCAAGCATGA
- the nuoI gene encoding NADH-quinone oxidoreductase subunit NuoI, with translation MTLKELAIGCGTTLRSIWMIGMQAFNKRETRMYPDVPVNPPPRFRGRIVLTRDPDGDERCVACNLCAVACPVDCISLQKAETKDGRWYPEFFRINFSRCIFCGLCEEACPTTAIQLTPDFEMGEFKRQDLVYEKDDLLISGPGKYPEYNFYRMAGMAIAGKDKGEAENEAKPIDVKGLLP, from the coding sequence ATGACGTTAAAAGAGTTAGCGATCGGCTGCGGGACCACGCTGCGCAGCATCTGGATGATTGGCATGCAGGCGTTCAACAAGCGTGAAACCCGCATGTACCCGGACGTGCCTGTTAATCCGCCACCCCGTTTCCGCGGGCGGATCGTGCTGACGCGCGATCCCGACGGCGATGAGCGCTGCGTGGCCTGTAACCTGTGCGCGGTCGCCTGCCCGGTCGACTGTATTTCGCTGCAAAAGGCGGAGACCAAAGACGGGCGCTGGTACCCGGAATTCTTTCGTATCAATTTTTCCCGCTGTATCTTCTGCGGCCTGTGCGAAGAAGCCTGTCCCACCACCGCCATCCAGCTCACGCCGGATTTCGAGATGGGCGAGTTCAAACGGCAGGATCTGGTGTATGAGAAAGACGATTTACTGATTTCAGGGCCGGGTAAATACCCGGAATATAACTTCTACCGCATGGCCGGTATGGCGATTGCTGGCAAGGACAAGGGCGAGGCGGAAAACGAAGCCAAACCTATCGACGTGAAAGGTTTGCTGCCCTAA
- the nuoH gene encoding NADH-quinone oxidoreductase subunit NuoH, whose protein sequence is MSWLTPEVIDILLTVVKAVVILLVVVTCGAYMSFAERRLLGLFQNRYGPNRVGWGGSLQLLADVLKMMFKEDWIPPFADRGIFTLAPVIAFTSLLITFAIVPVSPTWVVADFNIGVLFFLMMAGLAVYAVLFAGWSSNNKYSLLGAMRASAQTLSYEVFLGLSLMGVVAQAGSFNLGAIVESQAHLWNVVPQFFGFVTFALAGVAVCHRHPFDQPEAEQELADGYHIEYSGMKFGLFFVGEYVGIVTISALMVTLFFGGWQGPWLPPFIWFSIKTAFFMMMFILIRAALPRPRYDQVMALGWKICLPLTLLNLLATAAVILYNAH, encoded by the coding sequence ATGAGTTGGTTGACACCGGAGGTCATTGATATCCTCCTGACGGTGGTGAAAGCGGTTGTTATCCTGCTGGTGGTGGTCACCTGCGGCGCCTACATGAGCTTTGCCGAGCGGCGCCTGCTAGGGCTGTTCCAAAACCGCTACGGACCCAACCGCGTAGGTTGGGGCGGTTCGCTGCAGCTCTTGGCCGACGTTTTGAAGATGATGTTTAAAGAGGACTGGATCCCGCCGTTCGCCGATCGGGGCATTTTCACCCTGGCGCCGGTCATTGCCTTCACGTCGCTGCTGATTACGTTCGCCATCGTTCCGGTAAGTCCGACCTGGGTGGTGGCCGATTTCAACATCGGCGTGCTGTTCTTCCTGATGATGGCCGGGCTGGCGGTGTACGCCGTGCTGTTCGCCGGCTGGTCGAGCAACAATAAATACTCGCTCCTGGGTGCTATGCGCGCCTCGGCGCAGACCTTGAGCTATGAAGTGTTTCTCGGTTTGTCGTTAATGGGAGTGGTGGCTCAGGCCGGTTCGTTCAACCTCGGCGCGATCGTTGAGTCGCAAGCGCATCTGTGGAACGTGGTGCCGCAATTCTTCGGCTTTGTCACCTTTGCGCTGGCGGGCGTCGCGGTGTGTCACCGCCATCCCTTCGATCAGCCGGAAGCGGAGCAGGAACTGGCTGACGGCTACCATATCGAATACTCGGGGATGAAATTTGGCCTGTTCTTCGTCGGTGAATATGTTGGCATTGTGACCATCTCGGCTCTGATGGTGACGCTGTTCTTCGGCGGCTGGCAGGGGCCGTGGTTGCCGCCGTTTATCTGGTTCTCCATTAAAACCGCTTTCTTTATGATGATGTTCATCCTGATCCGCGCGGCGCTGCCCCGTCCGCGCTATGACCAGGTGATGGCGCTGGGCTGGAAAATCTGCCTGCCGCTGACGCTGCTCAATTTGTTGGCGACCGCAGCGGTCATCTTGTACAACGCGCATTAA
- the nuoG gene encoding NADH-quinone oxidoreductase subunit NuoG, translating into MLTMATIHVDGKEYEVNGSDNLLEACLSLGLDIPYFCWHPALGSVGACRQCAVKQYQNAEDTRGRLVMSCMTPAADGTFISIADDEAKQFRQSVVEWLMTNHPHDCPVCEEGGNCHLQDMTVMTGQNFRRYRFTKRTHRNQYLGPFISHEMNRCIACYRCVRYYKDYANGGDLGVYSAHDNVYFGRPEDGVLESEFSGNLVEICPTGVFTDKTHSERYNRKWDMQFAPSVCQQCSIGCNTSPGERYGELRRIENRYNGSVNHYFLCDRGRFGYGYVNLKDRPRQPLQRRGDDWIALNADQAMQGAADALRHARKMIGIGSPRASVESNFALRELVGAENFYTGIAGGEQDRLALMLNVLRNGGIRTPSLREMESYDAVLVLGEDLTQTGARIALAVRQAVKGKAREMAAAQKVTDWQIAAIMNIGQHAKHPLFVTNVDRTRLDDIAAWSYCAPVDDQARLGFAIAHALDETAPVVTGLDDALKGKIDVVVQALACARKPLIISGSNAGSEAVIAAAANVARALKGRGSDVGISFIAAGANSMGLAMMGGGSLDDALEALEQGAADSVIVLENDLYRHAPAARIDAALAKVNNLIVLDHQRTPLQDKANLILSAASFAESDGTLINQEGRAQRFFQVYDPAYYDDQVVMLESWRWLHSLHSTYLNRQVDWTQLDHIIDTAAEALPQLSGIKDAAPDACFRIHGQKLAREPHRYSGRTAMRANISVHEPRVPQDQDTMFAFSMEGNNAPQAPRQQVAFAWAPGWNSPQAWSKFQDEVGGHLRHGDPGVRLLEAGEDRLDYFSAIPPAFAPAQDGSWRIAPYWHLFGSEETSQRSPVIQERMPAPYVAVSQADAARLGVNSGTLLSFSCAGVELRLPVRFSHDLSAGQVGLPLGLPGIPPMLAGQRVENLREAAL; encoded by the coding sequence ATGCTGACTATGGCTACCATTCATGTAGACGGCAAAGAGTACGAGGTTAACGGGTCTGACAACCTGCTGGAAGCTTGTCTGTCCCTCGGCCTCGATATTCCGTACTTTTGCTGGCATCCGGCGCTGGGCAGCGTCGGCGCTTGCCGCCAGTGCGCGGTCAAGCAATACCAAAACGCCGAGGATACCCGCGGCCGGCTGGTAATGTCCTGTATGACGCCGGCCGCTGACGGTACCTTCATCTCTATCGCCGACGATGAAGCAAAACAGTTCCGCCAAAGTGTGGTGGAGTGGCTGATGACCAACCACCCCCACGATTGTCCGGTCTGCGAAGAGGGCGGCAACTGCCACCTGCAGGATATGACGGTCATGACCGGCCAGAATTTCCGCCGTTACCGCTTCACCAAGCGCACCCACCGCAATCAGTATCTGGGGCCGTTTATTTCCCATGAGATGAACCGCTGCATCGCCTGCTACCGCTGCGTCCGCTATTACAAAGATTATGCCAACGGCGGCGATCTCGGCGTGTATAGCGCTCATGATAACGTCTATTTCGGCCGTCCTGAGGACGGGGTGCTGGAGAGTGAGTTTTCCGGCAACCTGGTGGAAATCTGCCCGACCGGCGTGTTCACCGACAAAACCCACTCCGAGCGCTATAACCGTAAATGGGATATGCAGTTCGCGCCCAGCGTCTGCCAGCAGTGTAGCATCGGCTGCAATACCAGCCCCGGTGAGCGCTATGGCGAGCTGCGCCGCATTGAAAACCGCTACAACGGCAGTGTCAACCATTACTTCTTGTGCGACCGCGGCCGTTTCGGCTACGGCTACGTCAATCTTAAAGACCGTCCACGCCAGCCGCTGCAGCGCCGCGGCGACGACTGGATTGCGCTTAACGCCGACCAGGCGATGCAGGGCGCCGCCGATGCGCTGCGCCATGCGCGTAAAATGATCGGCATCGGCTCGCCGCGCGCCAGCGTCGAAAGCAACTTCGCTCTGCGCGAACTGGTGGGCGCCGAGAATTTCTACACTGGTATCGCCGGCGGTGAGCAAGATCGGCTGGCGCTGATGCTCAATGTCTTGCGCAACGGCGGCATTCGCACGCCGTCGCTGCGCGAAATGGAAAGCTATGACGCCGTGCTGGTGCTGGGGGAGGATTTGACCCAAACCGGCGCGCGCATCGCGCTGGCGGTGCGCCAGGCCGTGAAGGGCAAGGCGCGTGAAATGGCTGCAGCGCAGAAAGTGACCGACTGGCAGATAGCCGCCATTATGAACATTGGCCAGCACGCCAAACACCCGTTGTTCGTCACCAACGTTGACCGGACCCGTCTGGATGATATCGCCGCCTGGAGCTATTGCGCCCCGGTGGATGATCAGGCGCGTCTGGGCTTCGCCATCGCCCACGCGCTGGATGAGACGGCGCCGGTGGTGACCGGCCTGGATGATGCGCTTAAGGGTAAAATCGACGTGGTGGTGCAGGCGCTGGCCTGCGCCCGCAAGCCGCTTATTATCTCCGGCAGCAACGCCGGGAGCGAAGCGGTGATTGCCGCCGCCGCCAACGTCGCACGCGCCTTGAAGGGCAGGGGCAGCGATGTCGGGATTAGCTTTATCGCCGCCGGCGCCAACAGTATGGGCCTGGCGATGATGGGCGGCGGCAGCCTGGACGATGCGCTCGAAGCGCTGGAGCAGGGCGCTGCGGATAGCGTAATCGTGCTGGAAAACGACCTTTATCGCCATGCACCGGCCGCGCGCATCGATGCCGCGCTGGCCAAGGTCAATAACCTTATTGTGCTGGACCACCAGCGCACCCCCCTACAGGACAAGGCCAACCTTATCCTGTCGGCGGCGAGCTTTGCTGAAAGCGACGGTACGCTCATCAACCAGGAGGGCCGCGCGCAGCGTTTCTTCCAGGTCTATGATCCGGCGTACTACGATGATCAGGTCGTCATGCTGGAAAGCTGGCGCTGGCTGCATTCGCTGCACTCAACCTACCTGAACCGCCAGGTGGACTGGACGCAGCTCGATCATATTATTGATACCGCAGCCGAGGCGCTGCCGCAGCTCTCGGGGATTAAGGACGCCGCACCAGACGCCTGCTTCCGGATTCACGGCCAGAAACTGGCGCGCGAGCCGCACCGCTACAGCGGCCGTACCGCGATGCGCGCCAATATCAGCGTGCACGAACCGCGCGTGCCGCAGGACCAGGACACCATGTTCGCCTTCTCCATGGAAGGCAACAATGCCCCACAGGCGCCGCGCCAACAGGTGGCGTTCGCCTGGGCACCGGGCTGGAACTCCCCCCAGGCCTGGAGCAAATTCCAGGACGAAGTGGGCGGCCATTTGCGCCACGGCGATCCCGGCGTGCGGCTGCTGGAAGCGGGTGAGGACCGGCTGGACTACTTCAGCGCCATTCCGCCCGCGTTTGCGCCGGCCCAGGATGGCAGTTGGCGTATCGCGCCATATTGGCACTTGTTCGGCAGCGAGGAGACCTCGCAGCGTTCTCCGGTTATCCAGGAGCGGATGCCGGCGCCCTATGTGGCGGTGAGCCAGGCTGATGCCGCCCGGCTGGGCGTCAACAGCGGTACCCTGCTCTCCTTTAGCTGCGCGGGGGTGGAACTGCGTCTGCCGGTGCGGTTCAGCCATGACCTGAGCGCCGGACAGGTCGGGCTGCCGCTGGGGCTGCCGGGCATTCCACCGATGCTGGCGGGACAGCGCGTTGAAAATCTGCGGGAGGCCGCGCTATGA
- the nuoF gene encoding NADH-quinone oxidoreductase subunit NuoF yields MTKTIVRLAETHPLTWRLRDDHQPVWLDEYQSKNGYVGARKALSGMAQDDIVTLVKDSGLKGRGGAGFSTGLKWSLMPKDPAMNIRYLLCNADEMEPGTYKDRLLMEQLPHLLVEGMLIAAFALKAYRGYIFLRGEYIEAAANLRRAIAEATEAGWLGKNILGSGFDFELIVHTGAGRYICGEETALINSLEGRRANPRSKPPFPASAGAWGKPTCVNNVETLCNVPAILEHGVDWYQGITAGKSNSNDAGTKLMGFSGRVKNPGVWELPFGITAREILEDYAGGMRDGLTLKAWQPGGAGTDFLIQDHLDLPMDFENIGKAGSRLGTALAMAVDNEINMVSLTRNLEEFFARESCGWCTPCRDGLPWSVKLLRALESGKGQPGDIETLEQLCRFLGPGKTFCAHAPGAVEPLQSAIKYFRSEFEAGISVEHLGNTRAIAGVQPNLLKARW; encoded by the coding sequence ATGACCAAAACCATTGTCCGCTTGGCGGAAACGCACCCGCTGACCTGGCGGCTGCGCGATGACCATCAGCCGGTGTGGCTGGACGAATATCAGAGCAAAAACGGCTATGTCGGCGCACGCAAGGCGTTGAGCGGCATGGCGCAGGACGATATCGTTACGCTTGTGAAAGACTCGGGCCTGAAAGGACGCGGCGGCGCCGGCTTTTCGACCGGCCTGAAGTGGAGCCTGATGCCGAAAGATCCCGCCATGAACATTCGCTATTTGCTGTGCAATGCTGATGAGATGGAGCCGGGCACCTATAAAGACCGTTTGCTGATGGAGCAACTGCCGCACCTGCTGGTGGAAGGGATGCTGATCGCCGCCTTCGCTCTGAAAGCCTATCGCGGCTATATTTTCCTGCGCGGCGAGTATATCGAGGCGGCGGCGAACCTGCGCCGCGCGATAGCCGAGGCCACCGAGGCCGGTTGGTTGGGCAAAAATATTCTGGGCAGCGGGTTTGACTTCGAGCTTATCGTCCACACCGGCGCCGGGCGCTATATCTGCGGCGAAGAAACCGCGCTGATCAATTCCCTGGAGGGGCGCCGCGCTAACCCGCGCTCGAAACCGCCGTTTCCCGCCAGCGCTGGCGCCTGGGGTAAACCCACCTGTGTCAACAACGTCGAAACATTATGCAATGTGCCGGCCATCCTGGAGCACGGGGTAGACTGGTATCAAGGCATCACCGCCGGCAAGAGCAACAGCAACGACGCCGGCACCAAGCTGATGGGCTTCTCCGGTCGGGTGAAGAACCCCGGCGTCTGGGAACTGCCGTTCGGCATCACCGCGCGCGAGATCCTCGAGGATTACGCCGGCGGCATGCGCGATGGCCTGACATTGAAAGCCTGGCAGCCCGGCGGCGCCGGCACCGACTTTTTGATCCAGGATCACCTGGATCTGCCGATGGATTTTGAGAATATTGGCAAAGCGGGCAGCCGGCTCGGCACCGCTCTGGCGATGGCGGTGGACAACGAAATTAACATGGTGTCGTTAACGCGCAATCTGGAAGAGTTTTTTGCCCGGGAATCCTGCGGCTGGTGTACGCCGTGCCGCGACGGCCTGCCGTGGAGCGTCAAGCTGCTGCGTGCGCTGGAGAGCGGCAAAGGCCAGCCCGGGGATATTGAAACCCTGGAGCAGCTGTGCCGCTTTCTTGGCCCCGGCAAAACCTTCTGCGCCCATGCACCCGGGGCGGTGGAGCCGTTGCAAAGCGCGATTAAATATTTCCGCTCCGAGTTCGAGGCGGGTATCAGCGTTGAACATTTGGGCAATACGCGCGCCATCGCCGGCGTGCAGCCCAACCTATTAAAAGCGCGCTGGTAA
- the nuoE gene encoding NADH-quinone oxidoreductase subunit NuoE yields MQQQQDTPKYAAAAGLDAATETFELSREEREAIKHEKHHYEDARAASIEALKIVQKNRGWVPDGAIAAIAQVLGIPGSDVEGVATFYSQIFRQPVGRHVIRYCDSVVCHITGYQGIQAALEQSLNIKPGQTTPDGRFTLLPTCCLGNCDKGPTMMVDDDTHLHLTPEGIGPLLEQYR; encoded by the coding sequence ATGCAGCAACAGCAAGATACCCCCAAGTATGCGGCGGCGGCGGGGCTGGACGCCGCCACCGAAACGTTCGAGCTGAGTCGCGAAGAGCGCGAAGCCATCAAGCATGAGAAGCACCATTACGAGGATGCGCGCGCCGCCTCGATCGAAGCGCTGAAAATCGTGCAGAAGAATCGCGGTTGGGTGCCGGACGGGGCCATCGCGGCTATCGCGCAGGTGCTGGGTATTCCCGGCAGCGATGTCGAAGGGGTGGCCACGTTCTACAGCCAGATTTTCCGTCAGCCGGTGGGCCGCCATGTTATCCGCTATTGCGACAGCGTGGTCTGCCATATTACCGGTTATCAGGGCATTCAGGCCGCGCTTGAGCAATCGCTGAACATTAAGCCGGGCCAGACTACGCCCGACGGGCGCTTCACCCTGCTGCCCACCTGCTGTCTGGGCAATTGCGACAAGGGACCGACCATGATGGTGGATGACGATACCCACTTGCATCTGACACCGGAAGGTATTGGTCCGCTGCTGGAGCAATATCGATGA
- the nuoC gene encoding NADH-quinone oxidoreductase subunit C/D, which yields MTELMTQNSALPVWQSQDHQDDPVIAELRNHFGPDAFSVQPTRTGIPVVWVKREQILKVLTFLKKLPKPYVMLYDLHGVDERLRTHRQGLPAADFTVFYHLISIDRNRDIMLKVALSENDLHLPTCTRIFPNANWYERETWEMFGMTFDGHTHLTRIMMPKSWEGHPLRKDYPARATEFDPFVLTKQKEDLEMEGLTFKPEEWGMKRGKDNEDFMFLNLGPNHPSAHGAFRIILQLDGEEIVDCVPDIGYHHRGAEKMGERQSWHSYIPYTDRVEYLGGCVNEMPYVLAVEKLAGIVVPDRVNVIRVMLSELFRINSHLLYISTYIQDVGGMTPVFLAFTDRQKIYDVVEAITGFRMHPAWFRIGGVAHDLPRGWEGLLREFLDWLPKRLDSYVKVALRNSVLRARAEGVAAYGAKEALDWGVTGAALRATGIDFDVRKWRPYSGYENFNFEVPVGDGVSDCYSRVMLKVEEMRQSLRILEQCLNNMPAGPFKADHPLTTPPPKERTLQHIETLITHFLQVSWGPVMPANESFQMIEATKGINSYYLTSDGSTMSYRTRIRTPSFPHLQQIPSVIRGSLVSDLIVYLGSIDFVMSDVDR from the coding sequence ATGACAGAGTTGATGACGCAGAATTCCGCCCTGCCGGTCTGGCAATCACAGGATCATCAAGATGATCCTGTGATTGCCGAGTTGCGTAACCATTTCGGGCCGGACGCTTTCAGCGTGCAGCCGACCCGTACCGGTATTCCGGTCGTTTGGGTGAAGCGCGAGCAAATTCTCAAGGTGCTGACCTTTCTGAAGAAGCTGCCAAAACCGTACGTGATGCTTTATGACCTGCACGGGGTGGACGAGCGCCTGCGTACCCACCGCCAGGGCTTGCCAGCAGCGGATTTTACCGTTTTCTATCATCTGATTTCCATCGATCGCAATCGCGACATCATGCTGAAGGTGGCGCTGTCGGAAAACGACCTGCATCTGCCTACCTGCACCCGCATTTTCCCCAACGCCAACTGGTATGAGCGTGAAACCTGGGAAATGTTCGGCATGACCTTTGATGGCCACACGCACCTGACCCGTATCATGATGCCGAAAAGCTGGGAAGGACACCCGCTGCGCAAGGATTATCCGGCGCGCGCCACCGAATTCGATCCTTTCGTCCTCACCAAACAAAAAGAAGATCTGGAGATGGAAGGGCTGACCTTCAAGCCGGAAGAGTGGGGAATGAAGCGTGGCAAAGACAATGAGGACTTCATGTTCCTCAACCTGGGGCCGAACCATCCTTCCGCACACGGCGCGTTCCGCATCATTTTGCAGCTCGACGGCGAAGAGATCGTCGATTGCGTGCCCGATATCGGTTATCACCACCGCGGCGCCGAAAAGATGGGCGAGCGCCAGTCCTGGCATAGCTATATCCCTTATACCGACCGTGTCGAGTACCTCGGCGGCTGCGTCAACGAAATGCCTTACGTGCTGGCGGTAGAAAAGCTGGCCGGCATCGTGGTGCCCGATCGCGTTAATGTGATCCGGGTGATGCTGTCGGAGCTGTTCCGCATCAACAGCCACCTGCTGTACATCAGTACCTATATTCAGGACGTGGGCGGGATGACGCCGGTATTCCTGGCGTTTACTGACCGTCAGAAGATTTATGATGTGGTCGAGGCGATCACCGGTTTTCGTATGCATCCGGCCTGGTTCCGCATCGGCGGCGTGGCGCACGATTTGCCGCGCGGTTGGGAAGGGTTGCTGCGCGAGTTCCTCGACTGGCTGCCGAAGCGTCTGGACAGCTATGTCAAAGTGGCGCTCCGCAACAGCGTACTGCGCGCCCGCGCCGAGGGCGTCGCCGCCTATGGCGCGAAAGAGGCGCTGGACTGGGGCGTGACCGGCGCTGCGCTGCGCGCCACCGGCATCGATTTTGACGTGCGTAAATGGCGTCCTTATTCCGGCTATGAAAACTTCAACTTTGAAGTGCCGGTGGGCGATGGCGTGAGCGACTGCTATAGCCGCGTGATGTTGAAGGTGGAGGAGATGCGCCAAAGTCTGCGCATCCTTGAGCAGTGCCTGAACAACATGCCGGCAGGCCCTTTCAAAGCCGATCATCCGCTGACCACGCCGCCGCCGAAAGAGCGCACCTTGCAGCATATCGAGACGCTTATCACGCACTTCCTGCAGGTCTCGTGGGGACCGGTGATGCCGGCTAACGAATCATTCCAGATGATCGAGGCGACCAAAGGCATCAACAGCTATTACCTGACCAGCGATGGCAGCACAATGAGTTACCGGACGCGTATCCGCACGCCCAGTTTCCCTCATTTGCAGCAAATCCCCTCGGTTATTCGCGGCAGCCTGGTATCGGATTTGATCGTATACCTGGGCAGTATTGATTTCGTTATGTCAGATGTGGACCGCTAA